One window of the Leishmania panamensis strain MHOM/PA/94/PSC-1 chromosome 8 sequence genome contains the following:
- a CDS encoding hypothetical protein (TriTrypDB/GeneDB-style sysID: LpmP.08.0720), which yields MSHERHHTSRTGDALVAHRPHGPASSVAAPVERRMKVDPCTNARSMYQRGPDGSEMYASYYNSNDDPTFQKRFNSHKNGGAFVQSAQFTFMSHGGAGDGSQLPGYRQRHHGARQEHPRHPVMVEESMDEDMHEVRSDTGDDTDVHAKRRANVKSQSTKGDPIVEEPDDDDKGYHDSGSRTHRHGGKKGERGSYRDTTHDAYPTNTSTFLMDPWGVESIMERMMQPPLGFGDPFIYAPQRAHAQSGRRPPSASYGSKRQQLIPYTRGGVMGGPFTDDFFGIGSPENPFCMMEAMRHHMQQQRAAMFGGTDPFARVFPR from the coding sequence ATGTCGCACGAACGCCACCACACCTCCCGCACGGGCGATGCGCTTGTCGCGCACCGTCCGCATGGCCCCGCGTCGTCAGTGGCGGCACCGGTGGAGCGGCGGATGAAGGTCGATCCGTGCACCAATGCGAGGTCAATGTACCAGCGCGGCCCCGATGGCAGCGAGATGTACGCATCCTACTACAACTCCAACGACGACCCGACCTTCCAGAAGCGCTTTAACTCGCACAAGAACGGTGGCGCCTTTGTGCAGAGCGCACAGTTCACATTCATGtcgcacggcggtgccggtgaTGGCAGTCAGCTCCCTGGCTACAGGCAGCGCCATCACGGCGCCAGGCAGGAGCACCCGCGTCATCCAGTCATGGTTGAGGAGTCGATGGACGAGGACATGCACGAGGTGCGCTCAGACACCGGTGACGACACCGACGTGCACGCCAAACGCAGGGCAAACGTGAAGAGCCAATCGACGAAAGGGGATCCCATCGTTGAAGAGCCTGATGATGATGACAAGGGCTACCATGACTCTGGTTCGCGAACCCATCGTCACGGCGGCAAGAAGGGCGAGCGCGGTTCGTATCGAGACACCACCCATGACGCATATCCCACCAACACCTCGACGTTTCTGATGGATCCGTGGGGCGTGGAGTCGATCATGGAGCGCATGATGCAGCCACCGCTGGGATTCGGCGACCCGTTCATCTACGCCCCTCAGCGTGCGCATGCTCAGAGTGGACGGAGACCGCCGTCGGCCTCGTACGGatcgaagcggcagcagctcattCCTTACACCCGCGGCGGAGTGATGGGCGGCCCGTTCACCGATGATTTCTTTGGCATCGGCAGCCCCGAGAACCCATTTTGCATGATGGAAGCAATGCGCCAccacatgcagcagcagcgtgccgcCATGTTCGGCGGTACCGACCCCTTTGCGAGGGTTTTTCCGAGGTGA
- a CDS encoding hypothetical protein (TriTrypDB/GeneDB-style sysID: LpmP.08.0730): protein MQKLRADLTKRLDTDNVTLTAYRDYEFERRVNDVRRLQSALNHFDNAVTQGMVAMKEIASAYEAVGQAFTELTLTNNNPVPDPNGGEELSPYPTEADVQYMSQPNTSIVAADYAASVASTRMPDEANSQVRRLAKIFADEARRINEGPPFQSYNAGIHRDVITRLLPVSEHLKSIGEYRHKRTEALERYNKYKAEVEKVEKQCTKKGKPFCDNKSHKKYAEKRDEAWREYIKRRDKFNSIFSMLMEVNDHAAAQIIHRYLTLNHEYLQQLVASMDRVLPAMAEVYPLNSEYNSVQNTLILEAVANARTPFADHSKGHSYRAVPCHGGDAEDDMGHEEGEEAVDLDGEAQESTLTSMSYDGTDHIVACARSKQPADCETDVKPSVVLESA, encoded by the coding sequence ATGCAGAAGCTCCGCGCCGACCTTACGAAGCGCCTCGACACCGATAATGTCACCCTAACGGCCTACCGCGACTATGAATTCGAGCGCCGCGTGAACGATGTGCGGCGCTTGCAGAGCGCCCTCAACCATTTTGACAACGCGGTAACGCAGGGCATGGTGGCAATGAAGGAAATTGCGAGCGCGTACGAGGCTGTTGGGCAGGCTTTCACGGAGCTCACCCTCACCAACAACAACCCAGTGCCCGACCCGAATGGGGGCGAGGAGCTGAGTCCGTACCCGACCGAAGCGGATGTACAGTACATGTCCCAGCCCAACACCAGCATCGTGGCGGCGGACTACGCAGCCTCCGTCGCGAGCACGCGCATGCCAGACGAGGCCAACTCGCAGGTGCGTCGCCTGGCTAAGATCTTCGCCGACGAGGCGCGCCGCATCAACGAGGGACCGCCGTTCCAGTCGTACAACGCCGGCATTCACCGTGACGTTATTACCCGGCTCCTCCCTGTCTCGGAGCACCTCAAGAGCATCGGCGAGTACCGCCACAAGCGCACCGAAGCACTGGAGCGCTACAATAAGTACAAGgccgaggtggagaaggtggagaagcagtGCACAAAGAAGGGAAAGCCGTTCTGCGACAACAAGAGCCACAAGAAGTACGCTGAAAAGCGCGACGAGGCGTGGCGGGAGTACATCAAGCGCCGCGACAAATTCAACAGCATCTTCAGCATGCTGATGGAGGTAAACGACCACGCTGCCGCCCAGATCATCCACCGCTACCTCACGCTGAATCACGAGTatcttcagcagctcgtGGCCTCGATGGACCGCGTGCTGCCGGCGATGGCGGAGGTGTATCCTCTGAACAGCGAGTATAACAGCGTCCAGAACACGCTGATCCTTGAGGCGGTCGCCAACGCAAGAACACCCTTCGCCGACCACTCGAAGGGGCATTCGTACCGTGCCGTGCCGTGCCATGGCGGTGACGCCGAGGATGACATGGGGCAcgaagagggtgaggaggcTGTGGACCTCGATGGTGAGGCCCAGGAAAGCACCCTCACCTCCATGAGCTATGACGGTACAGACCACATCGTCGCATGCGCACGGTCAAAGCAACCGGCCGACTGCGAGACCGACGTGAAGCCATCGGTAGTGTTAGAGTCTGCATAG
- a CDS encoding hypothetical protein (TriTrypDB/GeneDB-style sysID: LpmP.08.0740), with protein MSCHVHPTQVSIGAAPRMAVQEMHPDAKRKGRRVVATMDLKPGNAIFAAPPDIAVLYSPFASHICARCLVADVRACAEPHKAHHHHPHQQQRVTLSRSPIGAPSSLSSSSSSTHATAASPVRSYCCPNCDQFVLCAPCVVQLLLDIGVDVMSSAGTDAINTTATVLQRRGEGKRGISVVDERLTLHPLLCAHAISCAWYTSLPASIRAPGNDTDFLRFCLDYGARAHLGDTAMMRALATLDTNASVQSRESMQLCEVFARDRVVATFGKGPKVTPTALATAGSAKHMGGDSLSNQADAHASMNSIHRGGDSDGPRYRGSSTGDPFPPRYPIAWTDLRDILLRTRCNSIGFPYNTEETTGWSLHETVCMLNHSCVPNAAVVMLYDSADAMAATAALAARTGAPHSALPEGRTEEAARRKASERIAAFRAVATSSESPHSTSYSPSLAGWIGIEATRPIAAGEEITISYVDLGSFGDDLQTRSRHLLEQYRFLCTCDLCMRQRSQKQ; from the coding sequence ATGAGCTGCCACGTCCACCCGACGCAGGTCTCCATCGGTGCCGCCCCGCGCATGGCGGTGCAGGAGATGCACCCGGATGCGAAGCGCAAAGGCCGCCGTGTCGTGGCGACTATGGATCTGAAGCCCGGCAACGCGATCTTCGCCGCCCCACCGGATATCGCAGTGCTGTACTCGCCTTTTGCAAGCCACATCTGCGCCCGGTGCCTTGTCGCCGACGTTCGCGCGTGCGCGGAGCCGCACAAGgcgcatcaccaccacccacatcagcagcagcgcgttaCGCTCTCCCGCTCCCCCATTGGCGCGCCGTCTTCACtgtcgtcatcgtcctcctcgactCACGCCACTGCCGCTAGCCCGGTGCGCTCTTACTGCTGTCCAAACTGTGACCAGTTCGTGCTATGCGCACCCTGCGtggttcagctgctgcttgacATTGGCGTGGATGTGATGAGCTCCGCTGGCACTGACGCGATCAACACGACCGccacggtgctgcagcgacgaggagagggaaagaggggcaTCAGTGTCGTGGATGAGCGACTCACCCTTCACCCGCTtctctgcgcacacgcgaTATCGTGCGCATGGtacacctccctccccgcctccATCCGCGCACCAGGCAACGATACGGACTTTCTGCGCTTCTGTCTTGACTatggtgcgcgtgcgcaccttGGCGACACGGCCATGATGCGTGCACTGGCGACACTCGACACGAACGCGAGCGTGCAGTCGAGGGAGTCGATGCAGCTTTGTGAAGTCTTTGCGCGTGACCGCGTTGTGGCGACGTTTGGGAAGGGGCCAAAAGTCACCCCCACTGCCCTCGCCACGGCAGGATCGGCAAAGCACATGGGGGGTGATTCTCTTTCAAACCAAGCCGACGCGCACGCTTCCATGAACAGCATCCACCGTGGCGGCGACAGTGACGGCCCCCGTTACCGCGGCAGCTCAACTGGGGATCCTTTTCCTCCACGTTACCCCATTGCTTGGACAGACCTCCGCGACATTCTTCTTCGAACACGCTGTAACAGCATCGGCTTCCCGTATAACACGGAGGAGACGACTGGGTGGTCGCTGCACGAGACGGTGTGCATGCTGAACCACAGCTGCGTGCCTAATGCGGCTGTTGTGATGCTGTATGACTCTGCGGATGCcatggcggcgacggcggcgctggcagcacGCACCGGCGCTCCACACAGCGCGCTACCCGAGGGGCgcacggaggaggcggctcGTCGAAAAGCCAGCGAGCGCATTGCCGCATTCCGGGCTGTCGCGACTTCGTCGGAGTCGCCGCACTCCACCTCGTACTCTCCATCGCTGGCTGGCTGGATCGGCATTGAAGCAACTCGCCCCATCGCCGCTGGCGAAGAAATCACGATCTCTTACGTGGACCTCGGCAGCTTCGGCGACGACCTGCAGACGCGCTCGCGACACCTCCTGGAGCAATATCGCTTCCTGTGCACGTGCGACCTGTGCATGCGCCAACGTTCTCAGAAGCAGTGA
- a CDS encoding mitochondrial DNA polymerase beta (TriTrypDB/GeneDB-style sysID: LpmP.08.0750), producing MLRWTFLRRDHRENIIRIFQEMADLNNALGEKYKVSSYHRSIESLKTNLDKPLNTPQDLKAFSGIGAKLLKKAEEIMATGKLEELESKTKPKLKAIQELTQVHGFGPRAAAALFDREGIFTVDELLQKADSISSLTDQQRVGIKYFYDINEKIPMQESVLHENYLREKCMEVLGKDFSILICGSYRRRHPFSGDVDAILSRTLDAPPLNEPVAATGVLAHFVEFLESIKYLEATMAQGPLKYMGMGRLPPRIVRDKVGRENTKVYKARRVDIRLIETKSVPTAMLTFTGSKNFNVIMRQAAISKGYLLNEYGLFKLGTPEEARALYERIGIRGKNAGEELGVPKDELEDKRVEVRSEQDVFDVLGMPYAKPENRDP from the coding sequence ATGCTCCGCTGGACATTTCTGCGTCGCGATCATCGCGAGAACATCATCCGCATCTTCCAGGAGATGGCAGATTTGAACAACGCTCTCGGAGAGAAGTATAAGGTGAGCAGCTACCACCGCAGTATTGAAAGTCTCAAGACAAACCTTGACAAGCCCCTCAACACCCCACAGGACCTGAAGGCGTTCTCCGGCATCGGGGCGAAGCTGTtgaagaaggcggaggagatcATGGCTACCGGGAAGCTCGAAGAGCTGGAGAGCAAGACGAAGCCAAAGCTCAAAGCCATCCAGGAGCTAACGCAGGTCCACGGCTTTGGGCctcgcgccgccgcggcgctgttCGACCGCGAGGGCATCTTTACCGTGGATGAGTTACTGCAGAAGGCTGACAGCATCTCGTCATTGACAGACCAGCAACGTGTCGGCATCAAGTACTTCTACGACATCAACGAGAAGATTCCGATGCAAGAGAGCGTGCTGCATGAGAACTACCTGCGCGAGAAGTGCATGGAGGTGCTCGGCAAGGACTTTTCCATTCTGATCTGCGGTagctaccgccgccgccaccccttCAGTGGTGATGTGGACGCGATCCTGTCGCGCACACTCGATGCTCCACCACTTAACGAGCctgtcgctgccaccggcgTGCTAGCGCACTTTGTCGAGTTCCTCGAGAGCATCAAGTACCTGGAGGCGACCATGGCGCAGGGTCCACTCAAGTACATGGGGATGGGCCGGCTACCGCCCCGTATTGTCCGTGATAAGGTTGGCCGTGAGAACACGAAGGTGTACAAGGCGCGTCGCGTCGATATTCGCCTTATCGAGACCAAAAGCGTCCCGACGGCGATGCTGACCTTCACTGGAAGCAAAAACTTCAACGTCATCATGCGCCAGGCCGCCATCAGCAAAGGGTACTTACTGAACGAGTACGGCCTCTTTAAGCTCGGCACGCCGGAagaggcgcgtgcgctgTACGAGCGCATCGGCATTCGCGGCAAAAATGCTGGGGAGGAGCTCGGTGTTCCTAAGGATGAGCTGGAGGACAAGCGTGTTGAGGTGCGGTCGGAGCAGGACGTGTTCGACGTGCTCGGGATGCCCTATGCCAAGCCAGAGAACCGCGACCCGTAA
- a CDS encoding mitochondrial DNA polymerase beta-PAK, putative (TriTrypDB/GeneDB-style sysID: LpmP.08.0760) produces MRFFISSAVPRTGCSLRCRLANPLSVVAAVLVAASLSCADSQRLAHGPSRWCSTWLRAGGHLSETLAIQSASSAVTASLTAQRRGVSSTTSASADAAATAASAVAAVAALSTGTKLRHRRGAHRKRGRVSATAGVTLPPDVQLGDAKSGTCAVAIDPVVSTTVLVNPSKVSSEPLSQRAVKSSGLAARGACARTLGDVAAEAESPAVTTAAYLNGLGTSAEKPMACPPSAGEADAAEPALAASVAATDAAEMAAPRRKGRGRKPQRGANGGRTAVEAATEATVESLAVAAPAAASSPAVAAPLAEVSAEAIAMAAAVSPVKPSRGLTKRRLRRREPGAAPAASTGDVETNEVKTTSVAVVPSATVGPNRAPSVTADVGEGKGGTPVAESVSAAAPPLPPQHVDATCRAVTPDADAVEGGVSSRSSSSSSRRRIGRQGRQKSVGEPVSAKGTEALQGNDEVSRAADVDGDRNHTSEDGSARQSGRRQRSSSRTRSGKRLRATSPTADIGAVGKGAIAAAVAKSAAEGVRGAAEQAPVTGGATAGGATLASFSLLTTATPPQPASKTTTTSFTTVDTKAPAAFTAELGSSESKTGADVELSAEAVGTTATSCASRGNRRPRGNRMKGRHRVSAAVTDGSGDTATAAAGPAATAAVEDGETATTPPSAATVSSASVDSFKKLFATVDVAAVEAAKGLSSLAAKKRLAAQIIRRRWQLQRGLKLSPQTLPSTTTSTADEASTTATSAAAKDDEVAAAEAAAPTSSAPSSSPSSRRRLKRGKKSALVEAAVLSLTAAELLPEKPARGGEAPAAGGVKPKSRTTKRGGKLGGSAAKRHGAGTTAIAAAASGAPVAEPAKAAEVEDAVRDAEAEADVAAAMATAVELASRPEVVNDEFSLALQTDDGAVADTTSIPHSLAALVPSRASQKPKLYGAGDLKVTSGAKGSSSSGSTGGSGNCAGGSSSSGNGSSGKAGKGANSKDTLFFPDYRERVVQLFEQLAQINSALGERFKSQSYGRTVEHLKRGDKVFQLLPPNLLPLPEDDPEKKAAVEALYKDDSAAQKRRAEEVERNRAKRSLVLSPDNLIPGLGTKLREKVIEILVTGGLEELHRQEAKPIIRAIRELTQVHGVGPRTAIDYFKKHDISTVAQLRDYAIKAGELDMNNKDSGKPSNLVACSDKSKFHLNDAQRLGLVYYEDMCHRIPHDEGRLHEAFMKLRMRKYLGKDYELVVCGSYRRQVESAGDIDVLITHKRSAAEGSSGDSSSGGRLLLPPSEVLGAFLAGLKADKYIEATLAQGPTKFMGLCRLRAMENTSAAAATGKGKAAKAKNTARPKFRARRLDVRYVDSDGFPAAMLYFTGSKNFNVIMRSEAIKKHCILNEYGLFRKPTRRQMQQYGVLQRNPNMTFHDMVTRLARFDLSAIKGGEDELTSDPSAVPADASTAAGSGAGSNADGASAKVTAAAKKVKGKGREKTKQELAELREMARIVERQRVKASTEREIFEALGMDYVSPKDRSV; encoded by the coding sequence ATGCGCTTTTTTATCAGCTCGGCTGTGCCGCGAACAGGGTGcagcctccgctgccgccttgctAACCCCCTCTCCGTAGTGGCCGCCGTTCTTGTTGCGGCATCCTTGTCATGTGCCGACAGCCAGCGTCTCGCTCACGGGCCGTCGCGGTGGTGTTCGACATGGTTGCGCGCTGGAGGGCATCTGTCGGAGACCCTCGCGATCCAGTCTGCTTCGTCAGCGGTAACGGCGTCGCTgacagcgcagcggcgcggcgttTCGAGCACAACGAGCGCATCAGCTGATGCAGCTGCTACCGCCgcttctgctgttgctgctgtggccgcTTTGTCAACAGGGACGAAGCTGCGTCATCGACGTGGCGCTCATCGCAAGCGCGGCCGTGTCTCGGCGACGGCAGGGGTCACGCTGCCCCCCGATGTGCAGCTCGGGGATGCTAAGAGTGGCACCTGCGCTGTCGCCATCGATCCTGTTGTGTCGACGACTGTGTTGGTCAACCCATCAAAGGTATCCAGCGAGCCGCTCAGCCAACGGGCAGTCAAGAGCAGCGGCTTGGCGGCTAGGGGCGCATGCGCGCGCACATTAGGCGACGTCGCAGCCGAGGCCGAGTCACCGGCGGTCACTACTGCCGCATACCTCAACGGGCTTGGCACATCGGCTGAGAAACCTATGGCGTGCCCTCCGTCAGCTGGCGAGGCCGATGCTGCTGAGCCGGCGCTCGCGGCATCCGTGGCGGCTACCGATGCCGCCGAGATGGCCGCGCCTCGTCGCAAAGGGAGAGGCCGCAAACCACAGCGGGGCGCCAACGGAGGCCgcacagcggtggaggcggcgacaGAGGCGACTGTGGAATctctcgctgttgctgctcctgctgccgcctctagCCCTGCCGTTGCGGCACCATTGGCAGAGGTGTCAGCGGAGGCCATTGCAATGGCCGCTGCGGTCTCGCCCGTAAAGCCGTCGCGAGGCCTAACGAAAAGGCGCTTGAGACGCAGGGAGCCTGGAGCCGCCCCTGCTGCCTCAACTGGCGACGTGGAGACGAATGAGGTGAAGACTACCAGCGTCGCAGTGGTGCCGTCTGCCACTGTCGGCCCTAATCGTGCCCCTTCCGTGACAGCAGACGTGGGTGAAGGGAAGGGCGGCACGCCCGTCGCGGAGTCGGTaagtgccgcagcaccgcctctgcctccgcaACATGTGGACGCCACTTGTCGTGCCGTTACACCCGACGCCGACGCAGTTGAAGGAGGCGTGAGCAgccgtagcagcagcagcagcagcaggcgacGTATAGGTCGACAGGGGAGGCAGAAATCTGTCGGGGAGCCGGTGAGTGCGAAGGGCACAGAAGCCCTTCAGGGCAATGACGAGGTCAgtcgcgctgctgacgtAGATGGTGACCGAAATCACACGAGCGAGGACGGCAGTGCCCGTCAAAGTGGCCGACGGCAGCGATCCAGCTCGCGCACCCGCAGTGGCAAGCGCCTGCGTGCTACATCACCGACAGCTGACATCGGGGCTGTAGGAAAaggcgccatcgctgctgccgtggccaAATCGGCCGCCGAGGGCGTGAGGGGCGCCGCAGAGCAAGCGCCAGTGACCGGCGGAGCgacagcaggaggagcgacGTTGGCgtccttctcgcttctcACCACGGCAACGCCTCCCCAGCCTGCGAGCaagaccaccaccaccagcttCACGACGGTGGATACGAAGGCACCAGCTGCTTTCACCGCGGAGCTGGGGTCGTCGGAGTCGAAGACGGGAGCCGATGTCGAGCTTTCAGCAGAGGCCGTCGGGaccactgccacctcttGCGCGTCCAGGGGCAATAGGCGGCCTCGAGGCAATCGGATGAAAGGGAGGCATCGTGTCTCTGCTGCCGTCACggatggcagcggcgacaccgccactgccgctgccggacccgccgcgacggcggcagtggaggaTGGGGAGACGGCAACGACACCGCCGTCTGCAGCCACTGTCTCGTCTGCGTCGGTGGACTCCTTCAAGAAGCTCTTCGCCACTGTCGACGTGGCAGCCGTTGAGGCCGCGAAGGgactctcctctctcgccgcaAAAAAACGTCTGGCTGCACAGATCATTCGCCGTCgctggcagctgcagcgagggcTCAAGTTGTCCCCACAAACCCTCccatccaccaccacatcaACAGCCGACGAGGCAAGCACTACGGCAACCTCAGCTGCGGCGAAGGATGACgaggtggcagcagccgaagcagcggcacctaCGTCGTCCGCACCTTCttcgtcgccgtcctcgcGCCGACGCTTGAAGCGAGGAAAGAAGTCAGCTTTGGTTGAAGCGGCTGTGCTGTCACTAACGGCAGCTGAGTTGCTACCGGAAAAGCCGGCGCGGGGCGGCGAGGCACCCGCTGCAGGTGGAGTCAAGCCGAAGAGCCGTACCACTAAAAGGGGTGGCAAGCTTGGTGGGtcggcggcgaagaggcaTGGCGCGGGCACGACTGCCatagcggcagcagcgtctggtGCACCCGTGGCGGAACCGGCCAAGGCTGCTGAGGTCGAAGATGCTGTTCGTGAcgccgaggcagaggcagatgtggcggcggcaatggCAACCGCGGTGGAGTTGGCGTCAAGGCCGGAGGTCGTCAATGACGAGTTCTCGCTAGCACTGCAGAcagacgacggcgccgttgCTGATACGACGTCGATACCCCActctctcgctgccctcGTCCCCAGCCGTGCATCGCAGAAGCCGAAGTTATATGGTGCGGGAGACTTGAAGGTAACTTCAGGCgccaagggcagcagcagcagcggtagcacTGGCGGATCGGGGAATTGtgctggtggcagcagcagcagcggtaacGGTAGCAGTGGCAAGGCTGGCAAAGGTGCGAACTCGAAGGACACGCTGTTCTTCCCCGACTACCGTGAGCGCGTCGTGCAGCTCTTTGAGCAACTTGCCCAGATCAACAGCGCCCTTGGCGAGCGCTTTAAGTCGCAGTCGTACGGGCGCACGGTAGAGCATTTAAAGCGTGGCGACAAGGTgtttcagctgctgccgccgaacctgctgccgctgccagagGACGACccggagaagaaggcggcggttGAGGCGCTCTACAAGGACGACTCGGCGGCTCAGAAGAGGCGcgctgaggaggtggagcggaaCCGGGCGAAGCGCAGTCTCGTCCTTTCCCCTGATAACCTCATTCCAGGTCTGGGGACGAAGCTGCGGGAGAAAGTAATCGAGATCCTCGTGACAGGTGGCTTGGAGGAACTGCATCGGCAGGAGGCAAAGCCAATCATTCGCGCCATCCGCGAGCTCACGCAGGTGCACGGCGTTGGCCCACGCACCGCCATTGACTACTTTAAGAAGCACGACATCAGCACcgtcgcgcagcttcgcGACTACGCCATCAAGGCAGGAGAGCTTGACATGAACAACAAGGACAGCGGCAAGCCGTCAAATCTGGTGGCCTGCTCTGACAAGTCCAAGTTCCACCTGAACGACGCGCAGCGGCTCGGGCTTGTCTACTACGAAGATATGTGCCACCGCATCCCACACGACGAGGGCCGCCTACACGAGGCATTCATGAAGCTGCGCATGCGCAAGTACCTTGGCAAGGACTACGAGCTCGTCGTATGTGGCAGCTACCGGCGTCAAGTTGAATCTGCTGGGGATATCGATGTGCTCATCACGCACaagcgcagcgcggcggagggaagcagcggtgacagTAGCAGCGGTGGTCGTCTGCTGTTACCACCGTCGGAGGTGCTTGGCGCGTTTCTCGCTGGGCTCAAGGCGGACAAGTACATCGAGGCCACGCTGGCACAGGGGCCGACGAAGTTTATGGGGCTGTGCCGCTTGCGCGCGATGGAGAATacgtctgcagcagctgctaccGGCAAGGGAAAGGCAGCGAAGGCAAAGAATACAGCGCGGCCCAAGTTCCGCGCCCGCCGTCTTGATGTCCGCTACGTGGACTCGGACGGCTTTCCGGCCGCGATGCTGTACTTCACCGGGAGCAAAAACTTTAACGTCATTATGCGTAGTGAGGCCATTAAGAAGCACTGCATCCTCAACGAGTACGGCCTCTTCCGCAAGCCAACACGCAGGCAGATGCAGCAGTACGGCGTTCTGCAGAGGAACCCGAACATGACCTTCCATGATATGGTTACCCGTCTCGCCCGCTTTGACCTCTCTGCCATCAAAGGCGGCGAGGATGAACTCACCAGCGATCCGTCTGCGGTGCCCGCTGATGCTTCGACTGCTGCCGGGagcggtgctggcagcaACGCAGACGGCGCGTCGGCAAAGGTGACGGCCGCGGCCAAGAAGGtcaaggggaaggggagggagaagacgaAGCAGGAGCTTgccgagctgcgcgagatggCGAGGAttgtggagcggcagcgagtgAAGGCGTCTACAGAGCGTGAAATCTTCGAGGCGCTGGGCATGGACTACGTCTCTCCAAAAGACCGCAGCGTGTGA